The following is a genomic window from Paenibacillus thiaminolyticus.
CGTCTATTACGAGAGCTCGATCTCGGCCATCTCGGTGGCCTGCCATGAAGTTGGCCATGCCATTCAGCATCAGCAATCGTATCCAATGCTCGTGCTGCGGCACCGCATGTTCCCGCTCGTCAATCTGACGTCGGGCGCAGCTCCGTTCCTCATCATTGCGGGCCTGCTGTTCCAATGGTCGAACATGCTGCTCGTCGGGATTCTGTTCTTCTCGGCCGCCGTGCTGTTCCAACTGGTCACGCTGCCGGTCGAGTTCAACGCCAGCAACCGGGCAAGAGAGCTGATGGTGTCCGAAGGCTTCATTACGAACGAAGAGGAGCGCGGCGTCGCCAAAGTATTGAACGCTGCCGCCCTGACGTACGTTGCGGCTGCCCTCATCTCGCTTCTTGAACTGCTCAAGTTCATTATGATCTTCGCGAACAATCGGGATTAATCCCGAACAGGGATACACTGACAAGAGCCCCTTCCTCCTGCAGTCGCAGGGGGAAGGGGCTCTTGTGTGTGGATAGATAACGCGGCTACAGCAGCTCAAGCTCATCCTGTGCCGAGTCCGGCTTCCCCTGCTTGGGGGCGCCGCCTTCATGCTCTCTGAAATATTGCAGCAAAAAGGTGTGAAAGGTCTGCGCGACCAACGGCAGCTTCTCGTCGATGCGGCGAATCAGCCCGATGGAGCGTGTGACCACCGGATCGATCACCCTGACGCGAGCCGGCTGAAGCTCTGATGTGTGCTGGAGCGCCATATCCGGCAGCAGGCTGACTCCCATGCCGGCGGCCACGAGGCCTCGAATCGTCTCTGTCTCTTCCCCCTCGAAGCCGATATGCGGCGTGAAGCCTGCCTTCATGCAGGCATCCCATACGATCGGCCGCAGTGAATATCCGGGACTGAACATGACGAACATCTCTTCCTTCAGCTGCTTCAGCGATATCGTCTCCTCCCGGGCCAGCGGATGATTCGGCGGAAGGATGGCGAGCAATTCCTCGTTCAGCACAATCTCCCCGGTTACCATGTCGCTGTCCTTCGGATACGGGGAGATGAAGGCAAGATCCACTTCGCCGGAAACGATATCCCGAATGAGGGACGGGTACATGCCCTGCTTGAACCGGAACTTCACGTTCGGGTGCCGCTTCCGGAACTCGGCCACCAGCTTCGGAATCAGATGGATCCCCAAGCTGTGCGGAAACCCGATTCGCACCTCTCCCAGCTCCGGATGCATGAATTCCTGCACCTCCTGAACCGCGCGCTCCAGATCCTTCAGCACCGCTTCCGCCCGGCTGCAGAACAGCTGCCCTACCGGCGTCAGCTGGAGGTTGCGCCCCTTCTGCAGGAACAGCTTGACGCCTAGCTCCTCCTCCAGTTGATGGATCTGCCGGCTTACGGCAGACTGGGCGACATGAAGCTCCTCCGCTGCCTGCGTCACATGCTCCTTCTGGGCCACCTTCACGAAGTACAACAATTGCCTAAGTTCCACGAATCTCTCGCTCCGTTCTACTCAATAATACGGTTCTTGCGATGCGTTGCCAGCCCGTTACGACCGAATGCGCTGCAATATGGCGTACAATACGAATCCGGCCGCCAAGCCGCCCAAATGAGCGCTCCAGCTGATGCCGGTGATGACAAACGACTGCACAATCCCAATACCAAGAATAATCATAATTGTCTTCCGCGATGCCTGATCGAGCGCCCATCGTTGGAAAATAGCGATAAACAGATAGGCTCCATACACGCCATAAATCGCGCCTGAGGCTCCCACGGCCAGTGTCCCCCATTCGGACAGGTACAAGGCCGCCGCATTGCCCAGCAGGCCGCTGAGCAGATACAGCACGGCATATTTGAAGGAGCCGAGGATGCGTTCCATCGGGGGCGCGAACACGAAGAGCGCAAACATATTGAATAAGAGATGCTGGAAGCCGGAATGGAGGAACATTGCCGTTGCCAGCCGCCAAGTCTCGCTGGCATACGGCTCCTGCTTCCAGACGGCACCGAACTTCAACAGCGTCATGCCGTCCTGGCTTCCCCCATTCAATACGAGCACGATGAACATCGCTACATTCGCGATAATGAGGAGCGTCGTTACCGGGAACTGCTTGATGTAACTGCGCCAATTTTCATATCGGATAAATATCACGAGTTTTCTCTTCCTCTCTCTCCGCCGGCCTGAACTCTCCAATCGTTCTCATCGATGCGGGGAACCTATCACGAACGGACATTGGACAATCGTACAAGCAAAGCTTTATAATGAAAAATAAGGTAAATGACTGTTCAAAAGGTGCATCTCTTCGTAATCCAAAGCGTACTTTTTGAACTACCGCAATAAGTTACCGTCACTTTATTGAAGGAGGCTAACTGTATGTCTAATGAACGTCAAGCTACGCTCAAGGGCAATCCCATCACGCTGGTGGGACCGGAATTAAAAGCAGGAGACAAAGCTCCTGAGTTCCAATTGAACAAATCGTTGACAGAGGTAGCAGGCCTGAACGATTTTGCAGGCAAGATTAAGCTCATCAGTGTCGTTCCTTCGATCGATACGGGCGTATGTGATGCGCAGACCCGCCGCTTCAATGAAGAAGCAGGCAAGCTTGGCGGCAATGTCGTCGTGCTGACGGTCAGCGCCGACCTTCCGTTCGCGCAAGCCCGCTGGTGCGGAGCGGCAGGCGTCGATAATGTCGTCATGCTCTCCGACTACAAGGGCAATACATTCGGTGAAGCCTATGGCGTCCTGATTAAGGAGCTTCAGCTCGATATGCGCTCCATCTTCGTCGTCGACACAGACAACACGATTCGTTACGTCGAAGTGCTTGGCGAGATGACGGAGCATCCGAATTACGAGAAAGCGGTCGAAGCCGTCAAAAGCTTGCTGTAATTCCGCTTCCAGGGAGAACAAAAGCGAGAGAAGAGTTTCGGCTCTCCTCTCGCTTTATCGTCAGGCAGTGCCCATTGCCTCTATCAGCGGCCGCTTGCTTAACTATTTACCTTATATGTCGCCAGCTTCTTGTCCAAGACAGCGAACAAATCGAGTATTACGCGATAATTGGCGCCCAAATCACCTAATCCCCCGCGTGAAGCCGAGTAAATATCAACCGCTGTTCTCATTGGTCCCACGTTGATGACAGAGACAGTAATATCCATCGTCCGTCCGGTCATCGTCCGTTTCTCCATAGTGATTTCACCGACAGAAGGAACCTCATGAAGTATTTTGTACCCCTGAATCTTCTTCAATGTCGATGCGATTTCTTCCCATGCTTTATCCCGGGACATTTGATAGTAATGCGTTTTCAATTTGGGGTCTTTGGCACGATCGCCGCTGGATTCAAAACTGCGAATAATGCCGACCAATACTCGTTTGAGTGACAAGAGCGTGTTCCTCCTTTTCATGACAGCCGTTGCTCACTTATCTATAGTGTATCACTGTTCCGAAGTTAACGGAAGGAAAAATGTGTCCAATAAAGAGAAACACCTTCCATGCGAATGGCCATTCACATGAAAGGTGGCTGAAATGTCAATAGGAAAACCCGCCTATGCCGTTTGGCTCTTATGTTTCTGAACCTGCTCTAGCAGGTGGGTGTCCGCAAAAATGCTTTTGACTTCCCTTCGAGAGGGCTTGCCAGCCGCAATTCGATCTAGGACTCCCAAGAAACAAACATTGGTTCAAAACAACGAAAGCCGACACGTACATCGCAGGAAGTATTCTTATTATATAGCGGCGAACCGCAAATGTAAACCGGTACTTTATTCCCAATCATGCCAAGC
Proteins encoded in this region:
- a CDS encoding zinc metallopeptidase yields the protein MILFHPMDFLIFIALGISIWAQFRVKGTFNRYTQVQAISGMTGYEAARRMLDSNGLHDVPIEPVQGALTDHYDPIHRVVRLSEPVYYESSISAISVACHEVGHAIQHQQSYPMLVLRHRMFPLVNLTSGAAPFLIIAGLLFQWSNMLLVGILFFSAAVLFQLVTLPVEFNASNRARELMVSEGFITNEEERGVAKVLNAAALTYVAAALISLLELLKFIMIFANNRD
- a CDS encoding rhomboid family intramembrane serine protease — protein: MIFIRYENWRSYIKQFPVTTLLIIANVAMFIVLVLNGGSQDGMTLLKFGAVWKQEPYASETWRLATAMFLHSGFQHLLFNMFALFVFAPPMERILGSFKYAVLYLLSGLLGNAAALYLSEWGTLAVGASGAIYGVYGAYLFIAIFQRWALDQASRKTIMIILGIGIVQSFVITGISWSAHLGGLAAGFVLYAILQRIRS
- a CDS encoding LysR family transcriptional regulator, with amino-acid sequence MELRQLLYFVKVAQKEHVTQAAEELHVAQSAVSRQIHQLEEELGVKLFLQKGRNLQLTPVGQLFCSRAEAVLKDLERAVQEVQEFMHPELGEVRIGFPHSLGIHLIPKLVAEFRKRHPNVKFRFKQGMYPSLIRDIVSGEVDLAFISPYPKDSDMVTGEIVLNEELLAILPPNHPLAREETISLKQLKEEMFVMFSPGYSLRPIVWDACMKAGFTPHIGFEGEETETIRGLVAAGMGVSLLPDMALQHTSELQPARVRVIDPVVTRSIGLIRRIDEKLPLVAQTFHTFLLQYFREHEGGAPKQGKPDSAQDELELL
- a CDS encoding DUF1499 domain-containing protein, translating into MSLKRVLVGIIRSFESSGDRAKDPKLKTHYYQMSRDKAWEEIASTLKKIQGYKILHEVPSVGEITMEKRTMTGRTMDITVSVINVGPMRTAVDIYSASRGGLGDLGANYRVILDLFAVLDKKLATYKVNS
- the tpx gene encoding thiol peroxidase; this translates as MSNERQATLKGNPITLVGPELKAGDKAPEFQLNKSLTEVAGLNDFAGKIKLISVVPSIDTGVCDAQTRRFNEEAGKLGGNVVVLTVSADLPFAQARWCGAAGVDNVVMLSDYKGNTFGEAYGVLIKELQLDMRSIFVVDTDNTIRYVEVLGEMTEHPNYEKAVEAVKSLL